From one Pecten maximus chromosome 8, xPecMax1.1, whole genome shotgun sequence genomic stretch:
- the LOC117333051 gene encoding uncharacterized protein LOC117333051, with translation MSLTKSSMHISNTMSDTSKDSGYQENGDTERFEDKSEFMKLDNVTSHSSRRSVHIDAPSIHLSAETTNTNISLQMDSDQEDEMDDKSSVSSLELSNMPINHIDNDNNIIPILDTSRQMAVPTPVNLNLRDIIEPLDEWSRVQSGIRERKYPVLPKIGKMKKESGHDKQNFDMVNYNQLDYTREKMENEADFFSDYRINTSRVKETPRQNPLPPIRQNSSFGSFHSKR, from the coding sequence ATGAGCCTCACAAAGTCAAGTATGCATATTTCAAACACAATGAGTGACACAAGCAAAGATTCCGGATACCAGGAAAATGGGGACACGGAGAGGTTCGAAGACAAAAGTGAATTTATGAAACTGGACAACGTTACCAGTCATTCGTCGCGAAGATCCGTCCATATAGACGCGCCATCCATCCATTTATCGGCAGAGACGACAAATACCAATATATCGCTGCAAATGGATTCGGACCAAGAAGATGAAATGGACGATAAGTCTAGTGTGTCTAGTTTGGAGCTCTCCAACATGCCTATCAATCACATTGATAATGACAATAACATAATCCCTATTTTAGACACGTCACGACAAATGGCTGTCCCGACGCCGGTCAACTTGAACCTGCGAGACATCATAGAACCACTGGATGAATGGTCTCGCGTACAAAGTGGTATTCGAGAACGAAAGTACCCAGTACTGCCCAAAATTGGGAAAATGAAAAAAGAGTCGGGACATGATAAGCAAAATTTTGATATGGTGAATTACAACCAGTTGGATTACACTAGAGAAAAGATGGAGAATGAGGCAGACTTTTTTTCGGACTATAGAATAAATACGAGTCGTGTTAAGGAGACTCCACGTCAGAATCCTCTCCCACCAATAAGACAAAACTCTTCGTTCGGAAGTTTTCATTCGAAAAGGTGA